A genomic segment from Segniliparus rotundus DSM 44985 encodes:
- a CDS encoding winged helix-turn-helix domain-containing protein — protein MATLTIGQARRLALRAQGFTGGAATIRKALARTRLLQLDSVNVLERAHYLPVFSRVGAYDKAALDRLAWSKKHRALVEYWAHEAALIPFEDWPAFRWRMQDYQHGRWHVQKELIAARSALGQKICALVDEAGPLTAGELERRLGLGRDGAKGPWWDRGETKIVCEALFAAGVLTTGKRVNFQRYYDLVENVVPRAFREVQLTREEAVAQLAANAAAALGIATEQDIRDYYRLEAKDTKAALGHLVARGELEEAQVRGWRQTAYLAPDTAIPRTSGARALLCPFDPLVFFRPRLERLFGFQYRIGIYTPKHKREHGYYVLPFLCGERLVARVDVKADRRAGVLLVQGAFLEDHATAADTAEPLAASLAELAGWQGLEQVQAIGNGDLAPALQQILRARG, from the coding sequence ATGGCGACCCTGACCATTGGCCAGGCGCGAAGGCTCGCTCTGCGAGCGCAGGGCTTCACCGGCGGCGCCGCCACGATCCGAAAGGCGCTCGCCCGGACGAGGCTCCTCCAACTCGACTCGGTCAACGTTCTGGAGCGAGCGCATTACCTCCCTGTTTTCAGCCGTGTCGGCGCGTACGACAAAGCCGCCCTGGACAGGCTCGCCTGGTCGAAGAAACATCGCGCCTTGGTCGAGTACTGGGCGCACGAGGCGGCCTTGATCCCCTTCGAGGATTGGCCGGCGTTCCGCTGGCGCATGCAGGACTACCAGCACGGCCGTTGGCACGTTCAGAAAGAGCTCATCGCGGCTCGTTCCGCATTGGGCCAGAAGATTTGCGCGCTCGTCGACGAGGCGGGGCCGTTGACCGCGGGCGAGCTGGAGCGCCGCTTGGGCCTCGGCCGAGACGGCGCGAAAGGGCCGTGGTGGGATCGGGGCGAGACCAAGATCGTCTGCGAGGCGCTCTTCGCGGCGGGGGTCCTCACCACCGGAAAGCGGGTCAATTTCCAACGGTATTACGACCTCGTGGAAAACGTCGTGCCCCGCGCGTTCCGTGAGGTCCAGCTCACTCGGGAGGAGGCAGTCGCGCAGCTGGCGGCGAACGCCGCCGCCGCGCTCGGGATCGCCACCGAACAAGACATCCGCGATTACTACCGCCTTGAGGCCAAGGACACGAAGGCCGCTCTCGGCCATCTCGTCGCCAGAGGCGAGTTGGAAGAGGCCCAGGTGCGAGGCTGGCGCCAGACCGCGTACCTCGCCCCGGACACGGCTATCCCGAGGACTTCCGGCGCACGGGCGCTTTTGTGCCCCTTTGATCCTCTTGTGTTCTTCCGGCCAAGGTTGGAGCGTCTTTTCGGGTTCCAATACCGGATTGGGATTTACACGCCGAAACACAAACGAGAACACGGCTACTACGTTTTGCCGTTCCTGTGCGGCGAGCGCCTTGTCGCCCGCGTCGATGTGAAAGCGGATCGCAGAGCGGGCGTTCTGCTCGTCCAAGGCGCGTTTTTGGAAGACCACGCCACAGCGGCCGACACAGCGGAGCCTCTTGCCGCGAGCCTTGCCGAACTGGCCGGTTGGCAGGGCCTCGAACAGGTCCAGGCCATCGGAAACGGGGATCTCGCGCCAGCCCTTCAGCAGATCCTCAGGGCACGCGGGTAG
- a CDS encoding dihydrofolate reductase: MAVGVLWAQGRNGVIGIDGELPWSIPEDMRRFRQLTVGHTVVMGRKTWDSLPARFRPLPERTNVVLSRDRGYTAQGAQVAHDVVTATAPGRAGETVWVIGGGEVYAKAVHLAAIAEITEVDFEVEGDVYAPQLGVGWRVAAEGPWQRSESGLRYRFTTFRRA; the protein is encoded by the coding sequence ATGGCGGTCGGTGTTCTTTGGGCGCAGGGGCGCAACGGGGTGATCGGCATTGATGGCGAGCTGCCGTGGTCGATCCCCGAGGACATGCGCAGGTTTCGCCAGCTCACGGTCGGACACACGGTGGTCATGGGCCGCAAGACCTGGGACTCGCTGCCCGCGCGGTTCCGCCCGTTGCCCGAACGGACCAATGTGGTGCTCTCCAGGGACCGGGGTTACACCGCCCAAGGCGCGCAGGTCGCGCATGACGTCGTCACTGCGACCGCTCCGGGCCGGGCGGGGGAGACAGTCTGGGTCATCGGCGGGGGGGAGGTCTACGCCAAGGCTGTGCATCTCGCTGCGATCGCCGAGATCACCGAGGTGGACTTCGAAGTCGAAGGCGATGTGTACGCCCCTCAGCTCGGCGTGGGCTGGCGGGTCGCCGCAGAAGGCCCCTGGCAGCGCTCCGAGTCGGGGCTGCGGTATCGCTTCACCACCTTCCGCAGAGCCTGA
- a CDS encoding thymidylate synthase, translating to MTNTPGVPTPYEDLLRLVLERGAERPDRTGTGTLSLFGHQLRYDLAKGFPLVTTKKVHLKSIVHELLWFLRGDTNVRWLQERGVTIWDEWAREDGSLGPVYGAQWRSWPTPDGEVVDQIDQAVRLLRSDPHSRRIVVSAWNVGELSKMALAPCHILFQFYVADGKLSCQLYQRSADLFLGVPFNIASYALLTHMMAQQAGLHVGDFVWTGGDCHLYRNHLDQAREQIARTPYPYPRLELRQRPSVFEYEYEDIQIVDYRSHPAIKAPVAV from the coding sequence ATGACAAACACGCCCGGGGTTCCCACGCCGTACGAAGACCTTCTGCGGCTGGTGTTGGAGCGGGGGGCTGAACGTCCTGATCGCACCGGGACGGGCACGCTCAGTCTTTTCGGCCATCAGCTGCGCTACGACCTCGCGAAGGGTTTTCCGCTGGTGACGACGAAGAAGGTGCATCTGAAGTCGATCGTTCACGAGCTCTTGTGGTTTTTGCGCGGCGACACGAACGTCCGGTGGCTCCAAGAGCGCGGCGTGACGATCTGGGACGAATGGGCGCGTGAGGACGGCAGCCTGGGCCCGGTCTACGGGGCGCAGTGGCGCAGCTGGCCCACGCCGGACGGCGAGGTCGTGGATCAGATCGACCAGGCCGTGCGGCTTTTGCGCTCAGACCCGCATTCCCGGCGGATCGTCGTCTCCGCGTGGAACGTCGGGGAGCTTTCGAAAATGGCCCTCGCGCCCTGCCACATCCTCTTCCAGTTCTATGTCGCGGACGGGAAACTCTCCTGCCAGCTGTACCAGCGCAGCGCCGACCTTTTCCTCGGCGTTCCGTTCAACATCGCGAGCTACGCGCTCCTCACGCACATGATGGCCCAACAGGCGGGCCTGCACGTCGGAGATTTCGTTTGGACCGGGGGAGACTGCCACTTGTACCGCAACCATCTCGATCAGGCGCGCGAGCAGATCGCCCGGACCCCGTACCCGTATCCGAGGCTCGAGCTGCGGCAACGCCCTTCGGTCTTCGAGTACGAGTACGAGGACATTCAGATCGTCGACTACCGGTCGCACCCCGCGATCAAGGCTCCGGTGGCGGTCTAG
- a CDS encoding flavodoxin family protein, which produces MPDGPKTLLVVHHTPSPATREIFEKVLAGAKDPEIEGVQVRAVPALSATAFDMLSADGYLFGTTANFGYMSGALKHFFDTVYYPCLDAVAGRGFGLWAHGSDDTGGAVRAVLKLAGGMGLAQTAAPLELTGAPDSTAREACYELGAAVAASLMR; this is translated from the coding sequence GTGCCTGACGGCCCCAAGACCTTGTTGGTCGTCCACCACACTCCGTCGCCAGCGACCAGGGAGATCTTCGAAAAGGTGCTGGCGGGCGCCAAAGACCCGGAGATCGAAGGGGTCCAGGTCCGCGCTGTGCCAGCGTTGTCGGCCACGGCCTTCGACATGTTGTCGGCCGACGGCTACCTTTTCGGCACCACGGCCAACTTCGGCTACATGTCCGGGGCGTTGAAGCATTTCTTCGACACGGTCTATTACCCGTGCCTCGACGCGGTGGCGGGGCGTGGGTTCGGCCTGTGGGCGCACGGCTCCGACGACACCGGGGGAGCGGTCCGCGCGGTGCTCAAACTCGCGGGCGGCATGGGGCTGGCGCAGACCGCCGCCCCTTTGGAGCTCACGGGCGCGCCGGACTCCACAGCTCGGGAGGCGTGTTACGAGCTCGGGGCCGCTGTGGCCGCCAGTCTCATGCGCTGA